The DNA window GGATTTGTATGCAAGTGGTCTCTTAAGAGACATAAGAgaattcacacaggagagaaaccctTTGGTTGCTCAATTTGCGTTAAAAGATTTGTATGCAAGGGGTCTCTTAGGAAACATATGAGAAtgcacacaggagagaaaccctTTACTTGCACAGTTTGTGGTAAATCTTTTACTCAGTCAGGTCTGCGCTACCACATGAAAACTCACACAAGAGAAAAACCATTTAGTTGCTCAGTTTGTGGTAAAAGATTCAACCAGGAGGTGACTTTGCAGCTACACATGAGAATCCACACAGGAGAGGAGACATTTAGCTGCTCTGAATGTGGTAAAGACTTTGGCATCAAAATATATCTCAATAGACACATGAAAAtccacacaggagagaagccATTTAGCTGCTCTAATTGTTGTAAAAGATTTAACAAAAAGGGAAATCTGCAGAGACACATGAGAATCCATTCAAGAAAAACCATTTAGCTGCTCAGTTTGTGCTAAAAGGATTTATACAAAAGGTACATCTGTCAAGCTACCTGGCTGTCCACAAAGGGGAGAAGTGCAGTGTTTGCTACCAAAGATTCAGTTGGTCTACACAGTTCAAAAGACACAAGTGTGTTGATAGTCCTCAGTATGCCAGTCCTCAACTGAAACGGATGgaaacagaagctgatggagaGGACTGTGGAGGATCACAACCATCCAGGAACTCACATCCAAATAGACATTTACAACCATTTACCACCTGGCACGTGTGCGCCGCGTTCTTGCTCCGACGCGGTTTTGCTCCATCCTCTGCATGGCGCCCTATTCCACCGGGAGCGTGTCAGAAGCGTGTTTTCACTGCGGGGAAGCCTTCCAccgtttaaagtcagttgcactcctaatacagtaattacagcagcctagtcaaagctgataaagtccCTTAAGGCtactgtaattactgcagtagcagggcaactaaactgcccatttttgttaacttgctcagATTTCGTTGATTTGGtaattttccttgatttttgtgcttctgctATGGTTAAGCaggctacgtagttaaatggtttctttattcatctgttttaattgcgtgtattgttgatatacgaccaggagtctgcacggggtgttttattttgaaaattgactggatgctcaatgctgtttctgtgtctcacttcctgcccagctcgatctgctctgtgctgcttgacgTGGCCTCCGTAAAAAATAGACGAGGCGCCTATCTGTAGCGCAGCGGAGTGGAGAGCCGCTTCTGAAACACGCCGAGGCGCGCCCGGTGAAATCGGATACATTGACTAGAGTGGCAGCGATCAGCCCTGGCAGCTGCATCAGAGCTGGAACGCGGTACACACACGCGCCCGGTGGAATCTAGGGGTTAGTACTGACAGGGTTTCAGACTTTCCTGAACCTTAGACGATTATTATTGGAAGGAGATCATTGAACCTCAGTCAGGTTTAGA is part of the Thunnus albacares chromosome 19, fThuAlb1.1, whole genome shotgun sequence genome and encodes:
- the LOC122970067 gene encoding gastrula zinc finger protein XlCGF57.1-like; its protein translation is MSCDELNSFSCSECDKKFSQEGHLIIHRRIHTGEKPFSCSVCGKILVCKGSLRRHMRIHTGEKPFSCSVCGKILVCKRSLGRHMRIHTGERPFSCSVCGKRFVCQGSLRIHTRIHTGERPFSCSVCGKGFVCKWSLKRHKRIHTGEKPFGCSICVKRFVCKGSLRKHMRMHTGEKPFTCTVCGKSFTQSGLRYHMKTHTREKPFSCSVCGKRFNQEVTLQLHMRIHTGEETFSCSECGKDFGIKIYLNRHMKIHTGEKPFSCSNCCKRFNKKGNLQRHMRIHSRKTI